In a genomic window of Paraburkholderia phenazinium:
- a CDS encoding hybrid sensor histidine kinase/response regulator, translated as MQKTLDRTQASLAQAFASLARNAKRQQSLYLTAIVTLMAIVVFSALLLAVLAVDNQLDYRRSLVTQYAADISLLLHREVSFLRRTELTVGYYRHSGDVRNLPDGVEASIRQTGMARCHADAADASFDLLIADATRNAWDATLNDKLLWLYWAGQSTLVTQQAFELDHRAMLIGVSEDYAMILPAVESQTGAHTPRLAPSDVITLRDTLERQLAAQTGRRVPARGERLWVGPYVDPWLGVPVMTAVSAYYEGDVPVTLVTMSVPVDWLIARLSRQPRAGTLLLLADDQRATVSSPPVSAALERELRTIGAELPDGGYRYTRHGAVLREPIIPGFGSLIGYLSWGVLIATIAWQLGAVAGVALCLLVGIALTARFWGMRLLRTSHDETTRALENEAINHVLVSATPIGLCIVRQSDYSILTANALAGQLLGIEPSANMLPAHIVSAFQTQFATQPGSVNGSKIAVFAVPAQPGQADPASGQFLQLTCAPARYANEDVLFCAILDVTAQHALEQQLRAAQQATETTMRARSTFFASMSHEIRTPLNVLLGNLELLSRTPGLETHEQRLRALGMAADALRRIVNDILDFSKIDAGEMKLVSESFRPIDDLENLALSYAPMAEGRPIRFYSHLSPTLDQVLRGDRTRIAQIVNNLLSNAYKFTSCGKIILNAEVREDLQGRSILHCRVCDSGIGMDPALVARIFHPFIQGESSTSSRYGGTGLGLSICASLCELMGGHIAVDSVQGVGSAFSVSIPLALPPEDERVPVAAPARRGNAMVLCQETESGQIIDGWLASAGWFTRSVNALRAAEDWLRGNQPDVLVVTGEYGLEIIAALRALQAVKAVWITRTGPHRPTARGEGVFEVSEFSRVAILAAVELAANKAHAGATGEALATPDARRPAHAAAPPAASASGEPALLGLAILVAEDNPLNQSLIVEQLKALGCEPILAGDGRQALAMLEHTEVDVVLTDIHMPVMDGYELLAALHRLYPGLPVFAFSAVTDTQQTDEWRQRGFTGYISKPTSLAELEAALSVLGANEEEGTAPALESTAGDSLDARPDSTLKPAPEPQPVAGSAQSFDAETQARYIAMLKEHLGTDLPRLSAIVERRDRLALRDWAHSAAGGFLIVGEPQFAAQCRELQTLCQKQAQWSEQLAGLAIELHDGVRHHFGLDEASTH; from the coding sequence ATGCAGAAGACTCTCGACCGTACCCAGGCGTCGCTCGCCCAGGCGTTCGCCTCGCTGGCGAGAAATGCGAAGCGCCAGCAATCGCTCTACCTGACGGCCATCGTCACGCTCATGGCGATCGTGGTCTTCTCGGCACTGCTGCTGGCCGTGCTGGCGGTCGACAACCAGCTCGATTACCGCCGCTCCCTCGTCACCCAATATGCCGCCGACATCTCCTTGCTCCTGCATCGAGAGGTCTCGTTCCTGCGGCGAACCGAACTGACGGTGGGGTACTACCGCCACTCGGGCGACGTGCGCAACCTGCCGGATGGCGTCGAAGCGTCGATCCGGCAAACCGGCATGGCGCGCTGCCATGCCGATGCAGCGGATGCCAGCTTCGACCTGCTGATCGCCGACGCCACGCGCAACGCATGGGACGCCACGCTGAACGACAAACTCCTGTGGCTCTACTGGGCAGGCCAGTCCACGCTGGTGACCCAGCAAGCGTTCGAACTCGATCACCGTGCCATGCTGATTGGCGTCAGTGAGGACTACGCCATGATCCTGCCGGCGGTCGAATCGCAGACGGGAGCCCATACGCCGCGTCTCGCGCCCTCGGACGTGATTACGCTACGCGATACGCTTGAGCGTCAGCTGGCGGCGCAGACCGGTCGACGCGTGCCGGCCAGAGGCGAGCGCCTGTGGGTGGGGCCCTATGTCGACCCGTGGCTCGGCGTGCCGGTGATGACGGCGGTCAGTGCGTACTACGAAGGGGACGTGCCGGTCACGCTTGTGACCATGAGCGTTCCGGTGGACTGGTTGATCGCGCGGCTCTCGCGGCAACCTCGCGCGGGCACGCTGCTGCTGTTGGCGGACGACCAGCGAGCGACGGTGTCGTCGCCGCCCGTGAGCGCCGCGCTCGAGCGCGAGCTGCGCACGATCGGCGCGGAGCTGCCGGATGGCGGCTATCGGTACACGCGTCATGGCGCGGTCTTGCGCGAGCCCATCATCCCAGGCTTCGGCTCGTTGATCGGCTATCTATCCTGGGGCGTGTTGATTGCTACGATCGCCTGGCAACTCGGCGCGGTTGCGGGCGTGGCGTTATGTCTGCTGGTGGGCATCGCGCTCACCGCACGGTTCTGGGGAATGCGCCTGCTGCGCACCAGCCACGACGAAACGACCCGTGCGCTCGAGAACGAGGCGATCAACCATGTCCTCGTCAGCGCCACGCCCATCGGCCTTTGTATTGTCCGGCAAAGCGACTATTCGATCCTGACGGCCAATGCGCTCGCAGGTCAGTTGCTGGGCATCGAGCCATCCGCGAACATGCTGCCCGCGCACATCGTGTCCGCCTTCCAGACGCAGTTCGCCACGCAACCCGGCTCCGTCAATGGCTCGAAGATCGCGGTATTCGCCGTGCCGGCCCAGCCCGGGCAGGCCGATCCGGCGAGCGGGCAGTTCCTGCAACTGACGTGTGCGCCGGCGCGCTATGCCAACGAGGATGTGCTGTTCTGCGCGATCCTCGATGTCACCGCGCAGCACGCGCTCGAGCAGCAGTTGCGCGCCGCGCAGCAGGCGACCGAGACCACCATGCGGGCGCGCTCGACGTTCTTCGCGTCGATGAGCCATGAGATCCGTACGCCGCTCAACGTGCTGCTGGGCAACCTGGAATTGCTCTCGCGTACACCGGGTCTGGAGACACACGAGCAGCGCCTGCGAGCGCTCGGCATGGCCGCCGACGCGCTGCGCCGCATCGTCAACGATATCCTCGATTTTTCGAAGATCGACGCGGGCGAGATGAAGCTCGTGAGCGAGTCGTTCAGGCCGATCGACGACCTCGAAAATCTCGCGCTCTCGTATGCGCCGATGGCCGAGGGCCGGCCGATCCGCTTCTACTCGCATCTGTCGCCGACGCTGGATCAGGTGCTGCGCGGCGACCGGACCCGCATTGCGCAGATCGTCAATAACTTGCTCAGCAATGCTTATAAATTCACGTCCTGCGGCAAGATCATACTCAATGCCGAGGTGCGCGAGGACTTGCAGGGCCGCAGTATTTTGCATTGCCGCGTGTGCGACTCGGGGATCGGCATGGACCCGGCGTTGGTCGCGCGCATCTTCCACCCCTTCATCCAGGGCGAAAGCAGCACATCCAGCCGGTATGGCGGCACGGGCCTCGGGCTCTCGATCTGCGCGAGCCTGTGCGAGTTGATGGGCGGTCATATTGCCGTGGACAGCGTTCAGGGCGTGGGGAGCGCGTTCAGCGTGTCGATTCCGCTGGCGCTTCCACCTGAAGACGAGCGCGTACCGGTGGCCGCGCCGGCGCGGCGCGGCAACGCGATGGTGTTGTGCCAGGAGACGGAGTCCGGCCAGATTATCGATGGCTGGCTCGCCAGCGCAGGATGGTTCACGCGCAGTGTGAACGCGTTGCGCGCCGCCGAGGATTGGCTGCGGGGCAACCAGCCCGATGTGCTGGTGGTCACCGGGGAGTACGGCCTCGAGATCATCGCCGCGTTACGCGCTTTGCAAGCGGTGAAGGCGGTATGGATTACGCGCACGGGTCCGCATCGTCCGACGGCGCGTGGCGAGGGCGTGTTCGAAGTGAGCGAGTTCAGTCGCGTGGCGATTCTGGCGGCGGTGGAATTGGCGGCCAACAAGGCGCATGCGGGAGCGACAGGCGAGGCTTTGGCGACGCCGGATGCGCGTCGTCCGGCCCATGCCGCTGCACCGCCTGCAGCCTCCGCCTCCGGCGAGCCTGCGTTGCTCGGTCTGGCGATTCTCGTCGCTGAGGATAACCCGCTGAACCAGTCGCTGATTGTCGAGCAGTTGAAGGCGCTGGGTTGTGAGCCGATTCTCGCCGGTGATGGTCGCCAGGCGCTGGCGATGCTCGAACACACGGAGGTCGACGTGGTATTGACCGACATCCACATGCCCGTGATGGACGGCTATGAGCTGCTGGCGGCGCTGCATCGGCTTTACCCGGGCTTGCCGGTGTTCGCCTTCAGCGCGGTCACCGATACGCAGCAGACCGACGAGTGGCGTCAGCGTGGTTTCACCGGCTACATTTCCAAGCCGACTTCGCTCGCCGAGCTGGAGGCCGCGCTCAGCGTGTTGGGGGCGAATGAGGAGGAGGGGACGGCGCCTGCGCTCGAGTCCACGGCCGGTGACAGCCTTGACGCCAGGCCCGATTCCACGCTGAAGCCAGCCCCTGAGCCGCAGCCGGTGGCAGGCTCCGCACAGTCCTTCGACGCGGAAACCCAGGCGCGTTATATCGCCATGCTGAAAGAACACCTCGGCACGGACCTGCCCAGGCTGTCCGCAATCGTCGAGCGCCGCGACCGGCTCGCGCTGCGCGATTGGGCCCATAGCGCGGCCGGCGGCTTTCTCATCGTAGGCGAACCGCAGTTCGCGGCGCAGTGCCGCGAGCTGCAAACCCTTTGTCAAAAGCAGGCGCAGTGGAGCGAGCAGTTGGCCGGCCTCGCCATCGAATTGCATGACGGCGTGCGCCATCACTTCGGTCTTGACGAGGCTTCGACGCACTGA
- a CDS encoding RidA family protein yields MTQGPTFWMIPNAPTPVAPFSHASESDGWVFVTGQMPTSPTDDAAPLPEGVSAQTQRVMDNLKIVLEGLGLGLQHVLVARIFLTEFKRDYAAMNEAYRAYFPQDALPARTCIGVTGLARDALVEIDFIAKRPG; encoded by the coding sequence ATGACGCAAGGCCCCACATTCTGGATGATTCCGAACGCGCCGACCCCGGTCGCGCCGTTTTCGCATGCAAGCGAAAGCGACGGATGGGTATTCGTGACGGGACAGATGCCCACTTCGCCCACCGACGACGCCGCGCCGCTGCCCGAAGGCGTCAGCGCACAGACGCAGCGCGTGATGGACAACCTGAAGATCGTGCTCGAAGGTCTCGGCCTCGGACTCCAACACGTCCTGGTGGCGCGCATTTTCCTGACCGAATTCAAACGCGATTATGCGGCGATGAACGAGGCCTACCGCGCCTACTTTCCACAGGATGCATTGCCGGCGCGAACCTGCATCGGCGTCACGGGCCTCGCGCGTGACGCGCTCGTGGAAATCGATTTCATCGCGAAGCGGCCCGGCTGA
- a CDS encoding J domain-containing protein: MATLYDKLGVQPNATVEEIKRAYRKAAMRWHPDRNAGAEEAARAAFQDIKDAYGILSDAAQRQVYDAVFAEQMREWEAHHQRAERERAEREEAARAAEQAAYAKMVSLAMRYADEGYNRDVVFGVLLGHQCDTSRAAQIADSVLALHASRQQASVPEESSSDEPQQPFEHAASRDAHATAGHGGTLGGLWFQFLNSLRF; this comes from the coding sequence ATGGCAACCCTATACGACAAGCTGGGTGTTCAGCCGAACGCCACCGTTGAAGAGATCAAGCGCGCGTACCGCAAGGCCGCGATGCGCTGGCATCCGGACCGCAATGCCGGTGCGGAAGAGGCGGCACGTGCCGCGTTTCAGGACATCAAGGACGCCTACGGCATCCTGTCCGATGCGGCCCAGCGTCAGGTGTACGACGCGGTGTTTGCCGAGCAGATGCGCGAATGGGAAGCACATCATCAGCGCGCGGAGCGGGAACGGGCCGAGCGTGAAGAAGCGGCCCGCGCTGCCGAACAGGCCGCCTACGCGAAGATGGTTTCGCTCGCGATGCGCTACGCGGATGAGGGTTACAACCGCGACGTGGTGTTCGGCGTGCTGTTAGGGCATCAATGCGATACAAGCCGCGCGGCACAGATTGCGGATAGCGTGCTGGCGCTGCATGCGTCGCGTCAACAGGCTAGTGTGCCTGAGGAATCTTCATCCGACGAGCCGCAGCAACCATTTGAACATGCTGCGTCGCGAGACGCTCATGCTACGGCCGGGCACGGCGGTACGCTCGGCGGATTGTGGTTTCAATTCCTGAACAGTCTGCGATTTTAA
- the phaP gene encoding TIGR01841 family phasin (Members of this family are phasins (small proteins associated with inclusions such as PHA granules). Note that several different families of phasins have been named PhaP despite very little sequence similarity to each other.): MSTPTPQQLIAAQQASLETLFGFANQAFASIEKLVALNLQVGKATLAETQAIVTRAASVKDPSELIALSASLSQPASEKAAAYGRHVHEILSGAQAEFSSAATAQFQKAQKETQGFIESLTKNAPAGSEGAVAAWNSAFSAANATYESATKAAKQFVATVSAGA, translated from the coding sequence ATGAGCACGCCTACCCCCCAACAATTGATCGCCGCACAGCAAGCCAGCCTCGAAACCCTGTTCGGCTTCGCGAACCAGGCGTTTGCGAGCATCGAAAAGCTGGTTGCATTGAATCTGCAAGTCGGCAAAGCCACGCTCGCCGAAACGCAAGCTATCGTGACCAGGGCCGCGTCGGTGAAAGATCCGAGCGAACTGATCGCACTGTCGGCAAGCCTGTCGCAACCCGCATCGGAAAAGGCGGCTGCATACGGCCGTCACGTGCACGAAATCCTGTCGGGTGCGCAAGCTGAGTTCTCGAGCGCCGCCACCGCGCAATTTCAGAAGGCCCAGAAAGAAACCCAAGGCTTTATCGAAAGCCTCACGAAGAATGCTCCGGCCGGCAGCGAAGGCGCAGTAGCAGCATGGAACTCGGCCTTCTCCGCAGCCAACGCTACGTACGAATCGGCCACCAAGGCGGCCAAGCAATTCGTGGCAACCGTATCGGCCGGCGCGTAA
- a CDS encoding GntP family permease: MSFVIVLAALAFLMFAAYRGYSVILVAPIAALGAVLLTDPAAVAPVFSGIFMDKMVGFVKLYFPVFMLGAVFGKVIELSGFSESIVAAAIRYIGRSRANAVIVAVCALLTYGGVSLFVVVFAVYPFAAELYRQSNIPKRLMPGAIALGAFSFTMDSLPGTPQIQNIIPTTFFKTTSWAAPWLGTIGSVFIIIVGLTYLEWRRRAAMAKGEGYGTSLVNEPERVESKQLPHPLLAVAPLVLVGVANFALTKLIPDWYGASYTVAPEVLPGIHAPVTTAIKTVVGIWAVEGALLLGIVLVMLTAFRRMRERFASGTKAAVSGALLASLNTASEYGFGGVIAALPGFLVVSDALKSIPNPLVNAAVSVSSLAGITGSASGGMSIALAAMSDTFIKAATAAHIPMEVLHRVVAMASGGMDTLPHNGAVITLLAVTGLTHRESYRDIFAVTIIKTLAVFFVIAVYYTTGLV, from the coding sequence ATGTCCTTTGTTATCGTCCTCGCCGCTCTGGCGTTTCTGATGTTTGCCGCGTATCGCGGCTACAGCGTGATTCTGGTCGCGCCGATTGCCGCCCTGGGGGCCGTGTTGCTGACCGACCCCGCCGCTGTCGCGCCGGTGTTCTCCGGCATCTTCATGGACAAGATGGTCGGCTTCGTGAAGCTCTACTTTCCGGTGTTCATGCTCGGCGCCGTGTTCGGCAAGGTCATCGAACTGTCAGGCTTCTCCGAGTCCATCGTGGCCGCTGCGATCCGCTACATCGGACGCTCGCGGGCCAATGCGGTGATCGTCGCGGTGTGTGCACTGCTGACCTACGGCGGCGTGTCGCTGTTCGTCGTGGTGTTCGCGGTGTATCCGTTTGCGGCCGAGCTGTATCGCCAGAGCAATATTCCGAAGCGCCTGATGCCGGGTGCGATCGCGCTGGGCGCCTTCTCGTTCACGATGGATTCGCTGCCGGGCACGCCGCAGATCCAGAACATCATCCCGACCACGTTCTTCAAGACCACCTCGTGGGCCGCACCGTGGCTCGGCACGATCGGCTCGGTGTTCATCATCATCGTCGGGCTGACGTACCTGGAATGGCGCCGGCGCGCGGCGATGGCAAAGGGCGAAGGCTACGGCACGTCGCTCGTCAATGAGCCGGAACGCGTCGAGTCGAAGCAGCTCCCACATCCGCTGCTGGCGGTCGCACCGCTCGTGCTGGTGGGCGTCGCAAACTTCGCGCTGACCAAGCTGATCCCCGACTGGTACGGCGCGTCGTACACGGTTGCGCCGGAAGTGCTGCCCGGCATTCATGCGCCGGTCACGACGGCGATCAAAACCGTGGTCGGCATCTGGGCCGTGGAAGGTGCGTTGTTGCTCGGCATCGTGCTGGTCATGCTGACCGCGTTCCGCCGCATGCGCGAACGTTTCGCTAGCGGCACCAAGGCTGCTGTGTCGGGTGCGCTGCTGGCGTCGCTCAATACGGCGTCGGAATATGGCTTCGGTGGCGTGATCGCGGCACTGCCAGGCTTTCTGGTGGTGAGCGATGCGCTCAAGAGCATTCCCAATCCGCTCGTTAACGCGGCGGTGTCGGTAAGCTCGCTGGCGGGGATCACCGGGTCGGCGTCGGGCGGTATGAGTATCGCGCTCGCCGCCATGTCGGATACCTTTATCAAGGCGGCCACAGCGGCGCATATCCCGATGGAAGTGCTGCACCGCGTGGTGGCCATGGCAAGCGGCGGGATGGATACGCTGCCGCACAACGGCGCGGTGATTACGTTGCTGGCCGTGACGGGGTTGACGCACCGCGAGTCGTATCGCGACATCTTCGCCGTGACGATCATCAAGACGTTGGCGGTGTTCTTTGTGATTGCGGTGTATTACACGACGGGGTTGGTTTAA
- a CDS encoding sigma-54 interaction domain-containing protein — MMNDWAGLPANYSDVLRRAMESLFRTFENFSEGTFIVDADARVVWINKRYAARFGFADPQQAIGRDCEAVIPNSLMREVVKTGKPILLDILETDREPLVVTRLPLKDDSGATVGAVGFALFDELKALTPLFSHYSRLQEELIATRQSLAQARRAKYTFASFVGTSAASLEVKRQGRRAAQVDSPVLLLGETGTGKELLAHAIHGASGRANQPLVTVNVAAIPDTLLEVEFFGAAPGAYTGADRKGRVGKFELANRGTLFLDEVGDMPLPLQGKLLRVLQDNEFEPLGSNRIVRSDVRIIAATSADLPALVAAGRFRADLFYRLNVLTIHAPPLRERIADIESLAYAMLEDLSARVHGGAHFELQEDALRFLCSHTWPGNVRELRNTLERAVMLSDSERIDADALASFISPLPAGGHGAKGMAFAPVGQSAPAVSQASVASPEAVQASWAEAMAGFEKRFLSDALRANGGRVIEAAAQIGMGRATLYKKIAAYGIEV; from the coding sequence ATGATGAACGACTGGGCGGGACTGCCCGCCAACTACAGCGATGTACTGCGCAGGGCGATGGAATCGCTGTTTCGGACCTTCGAGAATTTCAGCGAGGGGACGTTCATTGTCGATGCCGATGCCCGCGTGGTCTGGATCAACAAACGCTACGCTGCCCGCTTTGGCTTTGCCGATCCGCAACAGGCGATCGGCCGCGATTGCGAGGCAGTGATTCCCAACAGCCTGATGCGCGAGGTCGTGAAGACCGGCAAGCCGATCCTGCTCGATATCCTCGAGACGGACCGCGAGCCGCTCGTCGTGACGCGTCTGCCGTTGAAGGACGATAGCGGCGCAACGGTCGGCGCGGTCGGCTTTGCCCTGTTCGACGAACTGAAGGCGCTGACGCCGCTCTTCTCCCACTATTCGCGGCTGCAGGAAGAACTGATCGCGACGCGCCAGTCGCTGGCGCAAGCGCGGCGGGCGAAATACACCTTCGCGAGCTTTGTGGGCACCAGCGCGGCGAGTCTCGAGGTCAAGCGCCAGGGGCGCCGCGCGGCCCAGGTCGATTCGCCGGTGCTGTTGCTCGGCGAGACCGGCACCGGCAAGGAACTGTTGGCGCATGCGATCCACGGCGCGTCGGGGCGGGCCAACCAGCCGCTCGTGACGGTCAACGTGGCGGCCATTCCCGACACGCTGCTCGAAGTCGAGTTCTTCGGCGCGGCGCCCGGCGCCTACACCGGCGCCGATCGCAAAGGCCGGGTCGGCAAGTTCGAGCTGGCCAATCGCGGCACGCTGTTTCTCGACGAGGTCGGCGATATGCCGCTGCCGTTGCAGGGCAAGCTGTTGCGCGTGCTGCAGGACAACGAGTTCGAGCCGCTCGGCTCGAACCGCATCGTGCGCTCGGATGTGCGCATCATCGCGGCGACCTCGGCGGATCTGCCGGCGCTGGTGGCGGCAGGGCGTTTTCGCGCGGATCTGTTCTATCGCCTGAACGTGCTGACCATCCATGCGCCGCCTCTGCGCGAACGCATCGCGGATATCGAATCGCTGGCTTACGCGATGCTCGAGGACCTCTCGGCGCGGGTGCACGGCGGCGCTCATTTCGAACTGCAGGAAGACGCGCTGCGCTTCTTGTGTTCGCACACGTGGCCGGGCAACGTGCGTGAATTGCGCAATACGCTGGAGCGTGCGGTGATGTTGTCGGATAGCGAACGCATCGATGCCGACGCACTCGCGTCTTTCATCAGTCCGCTGCCGGCGGGTGGTCATGGGGCAAAGGGCATGGCGTTTGCGCCGGTTGGGCAGAGTGCCCCGGCCGTATCGCAGGCGTCGGTTGCTTCGCCCGAGGCCGTGCAGGCGTCGTGGGCCGAGGCGATGGCCGGCTTCGAGAAGCGCTTTCTGAGTGACGCGCTGCGCGCCAACGGTGGGCGCGTGATCGAGGCGGCCGCGCAGATCGGCATGGGGCGCGCCACGCTCTACAAGAAAATCGCGGCGTACGGGATCGAGGTCTGA
- a CDS encoding BON domain-containing protein, whose protein sequence is MKPWPVAILPFLLSAALHAQEPELKNWYNDPFFALSQGFADCPVPLGPFMNHAEMEDDAHYRVERGTTCWLAHKCTKPNSYMYDADIAGAIRAHFTDSHVFDGTSVWITVQRRFVYAEGCAPRAFDVHALQQQLEAIPDVEQVFVRISADARGPLPYKTLAAPNQPASEPANDPATHE, encoded by the coding sequence ATGAAACCCTGGCCTGTCGCAATCCTGCCATTCCTGCTGAGCGCGGCGCTTCATGCTCAGGAGCCCGAACTCAAGAACTGGTACAACGACCCGTTCTTCGCGCTTTCGCAAGGCTTCGCCGACTGTCCTGTGCCTCTCGGGCCGTTCATGAACCACGCGGAAATGGAGGACGACGCGCACTACCGTGTCGAGCGCGGCACGACCTGCTGGCTGGCGCACAAGTGCACCAAGCCAAACTCGTATATGTACGACGCGGATATCGCCGGGGCGATTCGCGCCCACTTCACCGATTCCCATGTCTTCGACGGCACGAGCGTGTGGATTACCGTGCAACGGCGCTTTGTCTACGCCGAAGGATGCGCGCCGCGCGCGTTCGATGTTCATGCGCTGCAACAACAGCTCGAAGCTATTCCGGATGTCGAGCAGGTCTTCGTGCGTATCAGCGCGGATGCGCGCGGGCCGCTTCCCTACAAAACGCTTGCCGCGCCTAACCAGCCCGCAAGCGAACCCGCGAACGATCCCGCTACTCACGAGTGA